In Gossypium arboreum isolate Shixiya-1 chromosome 5, ASM2569848v2, whole genome shotgun sequence, a single genomic region encodes these proteins:
- the LOC108453052 gene encoding pullulanase 1, chloroplastic isoform X1, which yields MVDVLCVPFPVLQSSPSLSFKPRLCPLIPPLRRRLHLKSNPLLFPLFSSSPSFFKLPPRCSSSPMPLQLSSLSQDSLLYSRAYWVTKTIIAWNVDVVEGSCYLYASKVAALSVTDNGIQGHDLEIKLEEDRSGLHPNVIEKFPHIRDYRAFKLPPVLDAKNLVKCQLAVAEFNSQGKCRNATGLQLPGVLDELFSYDGPLGAFYSAEAVSLCLWAPTAQAVYAHIYKDPVGGSPLEIIPLEETNGVWSTKGPKSWEGCYYMYEISVYHPSTLHIEKCYANDPYARGLSADGKRTLFVNLHADDLKPEGWNELADMKSDILSFSDISIYELHIRDFSANDDTVNADFRGGYMAFTLKDSAGVLHLKKLSKAGITHVHLLPTFQFAAVDDEKENWKYVDSKILEKLPPDSAEQQEKITAIQDDDAYNWGYNPVLWGVPKGSYSSDPNGPCRIVEFRKMIQALTHIGLRVVLDVVYNHLHANGPFDKDSVLDKIVPGYYLRRNTDGFIENSTCVNNTASEHYMVERLIVDDLLSWAINYKVDGFRFDLMGHIMKRTMVKAKDALCSLTKERDGVDGSRIYIYGEGWDFGEVAKNGRGINASQFNICGTGIGSFNDRIRDAMLGGSPFGPPLQQGFVTGLLLEPNGHDHGTKDVEKAMLASAKDHIQVGLAANLRDFVLTDFEGKERKGSEVLCYGGTPVGYALCPTETVNYVSAHDNETLFDIISLKTPVGISVEDRCRMNHFATSIIALTQGIPFFHAGDEMLRSKSLDRDSYNSGDWFNRLDFTYNSNNWGVGLPPKQKNENSWPLIQPRLADPSFKPQRSHILAAVENFTDVLRIRYSSPLFRLRTANAIQERVRFHNTGPSSVPGFIVMSIEDGNEGIPGLSQLDPVFSYIVVVFNACPTEESFSSPTLRGRTLQLHPIQVSSTDETVKKSSYEASTGCFTVPARTTSVFVEPRKV from the exons ATGGTTGATGTACTTTGTGTTCCATTTCCAGTTCTCCAATCATCGCCATCACTATCCTTCAAGCCTCGTCTTTGTCCTCTAATTCCTCCTTTACGACGTCGTCTCCATCTCAAGTCAAATCCTCTTCTCTTTCCTTTATTCTCTTCTTCCCCTTCCTTTTTCAAACTACCCCCCCGTTGCTCTTCATCTCCCATGCCCCTTCAACTCTCCTCTTTGTCTCAG GACAGTTTGTTGTACTCGAGGGCCTATTGGGTTACAAAAACTATAATCGCGTGGAATGTGGATGTTGTAGAAGGTTCTTGCTACTTGTATGCAAGTAAAGTTGCTGCTTTGTCTGTTACAGATAATGGAATTCAAG GCCATGATTTGGAAATTAAGCTTGAGGAAGACCGGAGTGGGCTACATCCAAAT GTAATTGAGAAGTTTCCTCATATTCGAGATTATAGAGCTTTTAAGTTGCCTCCTGTGCTGGATGCCAAAAATCTCGTCAAATGCCAATTAGCTGTTGCTGAATTCAACT CACAAGGAAAATGCAGAAATGCTACCGGTTTGCAGTTACCTGGTGTTCTGGATGAATTGTTCTCATATGATGGTCCTCTTGGTGCTTTTTATTCTGCAGAAGCAGTGTCTCTATGCCTCTGGGCTCCCACTGCCCAA GCAGTTTATGCTCACATCTATAAGGATCCAGTGGGTGGGAGTCCCCTGGAAATTATCCCGCTGGAGGAAACTAATGGTgtttggagtactaaaggaccaAAAAGTTGGGAAGGCTGTTACTACATGTATGAAATATCTGTCTACCATCCAAGCACGTTGCATATTGAAAAATGTTATGCAAATGATCCATATGCAAGAGG GCTTTCAGCAGATGGAAAGCGAACTTTATTTGTTAATCTTCATGCTGATGATTTAAAACCTGAAGGATGGAATGAATTGGCAGACATGAAGTCGGATATACTTTCTTTCTCTGACATAAGCATATATGAATTACACATACGGGATTTCAG TGCCAATGATGATACTGTCAATGCTGACTTTCGTGGTGGTTATATGGCTTTCACCTTGAAG GACTCAGCAGGCGTGCTCCATCTGAAAAAATTATCGAAAGCTGGTATTACTCATGTTCATTTGCTGCCAACCTTCCAATTTGCTGCTGTTGATGATGAGAAGGAGAATTGGAAGTATGTGG ATTCTAAGATTCTGGAGAAGCTACCCCCAGATTCAGCTGAGCAGCAAGAGAAAATCACTGCCATCCAGGATGATGATGCGTATAACTGGGG GTACAATCCTGTTCTCTGGGGTGTCCCTAAGGGAAGCTATTCAAGTGATCCAAATGGTCCCTGCCGTATAGTTGAATTTAGAAAGATGATTCAG GCACTCACCCATATTGGCCTTCGTGTTGTGTTGGATGTCGTCTATAATCACTTGCATGCAAATGGCCCTTTTGATAAGGATTCTGTCCTTGATAAG ATTGTTCCAGGTTACTATCTGAGAAGAAACACTGATGGTTTTATTGAGAACAGTACATGTGTTAACAATACTGCTAGTGAGCATTATATGGTCGAGCGCCTTATTGTTGATGATCTTTTGAGCTGGGCAATAAATTATAag GTTGATGGGTTTCGTTTTGATCTCATGGGTCACATCATGAAACGCACGATG GTGAAAGCAAAAGATGCACTTTGTAGCCTAACTAAGGAAAGGGATGGGGTTGATGGTTCAAGAATTTATAT ATACGGTGAAGGATGGGACTTTGGCGAAGTTGCAAAAAATGGGCGTGGGATAAATGCATCACAATTTAATATTTGTGGGACTGGAATAGGAAG TTTTAATGATCGAATTCGGGATGCAATGCTTGGTGGGTCTCCATTTGGTCCTCCACTCCAGCAGGGATTTGTAACAGGCCTGTTGTTGGAG CCTAATGGTCATGATCATGGTACAAAGGATGTTGAAAAAGCAATGCTTGCTTCAGCAAAGGACCACATCCAG GTTGGTCTGGCTGCAAATTTGAGGGATTTTGTGCTTACTGATTTTGAAGGAAAAGAG AGGAAAGGATCGGAAGTTCTCTGTTATGGTGGGACACCTGTCGGTTATGCTTTATGCCCCACAGAAACG GTCAATTATGTTTCTGCTCATGACAATGAAACCCTCTTCGACATTATCAGTTTGAAG ACTCCAGTGGGAATATCGGTGGAAGATAGGTGCAGGATGAATCATTTTGCAACAAGTATAATTGCACTGACACAG GGAATACCATTTTTTCATGCTGGGGATGAAATGCTTCGCTCAAAATCACTTGATCGTGATTCATACAACTCTGGTGATTGGTTCAATAG ACTAGACTTCACGTACAATTCTAACAACTGGGGCGTTGGGCTTCCTCCAAAACAGAAAAATGAAAACAGCTGGCCATT GATACAGCCAAGACTAGCAGATCCCTCCTTCAAGCCTCAAAGGAGTCACATTCTTGCAGCTGTAGAGAACTTTACGGATGTCTTACGCATACGGTATTCTTCACCTCTTTTCCGTTTAAGGACAGCAAATGCTATCCAG GAACGAGTACGGTTCCACAACACCGGTCCATCAAGTGTCCCTGGCTTCATTGTGATGAGTATCGAAGATGGTAATGAAGGCATCCCAGGGCTATCTCAGTTAGATCCCGT CTTTTCATACATTGTGGTTGTCTTCAATGCATGTCCAACTGAGGAATCATTCAGTAGCCCTACACTGCGAGGAAGAACTCTTCAACTGCATCCCATTCAAGTATCGTCAACTGATGAAACAGTCAAAAAGTCATCCTATGAAGCATCCACGGGGTGTTTCACTGTGCCTGCAAGGACAACATCTGTATTTGTTGAGCCTAGAAAGGTATGA
- the LOC108453052 gene encoding pullulanase 1, chloroplastic isoform X3, with amino-acid sequence MVDVLCVPFPVLQSSPSLSFKPRLCPLIPPLRRRLHLKSNPLLFPLFSSSPSFFKLPPRCSSSPMPLQLSSLSQDSLLYSRAYWVTKTIIAWNVDVVEGSCYLYASKVAALSVTDNGIQGHDLEIKLEEDRSGLHPNVIEKFPHIRDYRAFKLPPVLDAKNLVKCQLAVAEFNSQGKCRNATGLQLPGVLDELFSYDGPLGAFYSAEAVSLCLWAPTAQAVYAHIYKDPVGGSPLEIIPLEETNGVWSTKGPKSWEGCYYMYEISVYHPSTLHIEKCYANDPYARGLSADGKRTLFVNLHADDLKPEGWNELADMKSDILSFSDISIYELHIRDFSANDDTVNADFRGGYMAFTLKDSAGVLHLKKLSKAGITHVHLLPTFQFAAVDDEKENWKYVDSKILEKLPPDSAEQQEKITAIQDDDAYNWGYNPVLWGVPKGSYSSDPNGPCRIVEFRKMIQALTHIGLRVVLDVVYNHLHANGPFDKDSVLDKIVPGYYLRRNTDGFIENSTCVNNTASEHYMVERLIVDDLLSWAINYKVDGFRFDLMGHIMKRTMVKAKDALCSLTKERDGVDGSRIYIYGEGWDFGEVAKNGRGINASQFNICGTGIGSFNDRIRDAMLGGSPFGPPLQQGFVTGLLLEPNGHDHGTKDVEKAMLASAKDHIQVGLAANLRDFVLTDFEGKERKGSEVLCYGGTPVGYALCPTETVNYVSAHDNETLFDIISLKTPVGISVEDRCRMNHFATSIIALTQGIPFFHAGDEMLRSKSLDRDSYNSGDWFNRLDFTYNSNNWGVGLPPKQKNENSWPLIQPRLADPSFKPQRSHILAAVENFTDVLRIRNEYGSTTPVHQVSLASL; translated from the exons ATGGTTGATGTACTTTGTGTTCCATTTCCAGTTCTCCAATCATCGCCATCACTATCCTTCAAGCCTCGTCTTTGTCCTCTAATTCCTCCTTTACGACGTCGTCTCCATCTCAAGTCAAATCCTCTTCTCTTTCCTTTATTCTCTTCTTCCCCTTCCTTTTTCAAACTACCCCCCCGTTGCTCTTCATCTCCCATGCCCCTTCAACTCTCCTCTTTGTCTCAG GACAGTTTGTTGTACTCGAGGGCCTATTGGGTTACAAAAACTATAATCGCGTGGAATGTGGATGTTGTAGAAGGTTCTTGCTACTTGTATGCAAGTAAAGTTGCTGCTTTGTCTGTTACAGATAATGGAATTCAAG GCCATGATTTGGAAATTAAGCTTGAGGAAGACCGGAGTGGGCTACATCCAAAT GTAATTGAGAAGTTTCCTCATATTCGAGATTATAGAGCTTTTAAGTTGCCTCCTGTGCTGGATGCCAAAAATCTCGTCAAATGCCAATTAGCTGTTGCTGAATTCAACT CACAAGGAAAATGCAGAAATGCTACCGGTTTGCAGTTACCTGGTGTTCTGGATGAATTGTTCTCATATGATGGTCCTCTTGGTGCTTTTTATTCTGCAGAAGCAGTGTCTCTATGCCTCTGGGCTCCCACTGCCCAA GCAGTTTATGCTCACATCTATAAGGATCCAGTGGGTGGGAGTCCCCTGGAAATTATCCCGCTGGAGGAAACTAATGGTgtttggagtactaaaggaccaAAAAGTTGGGAAGGCTGTTACTACATGTATGAAATATCTGTCTACCATCCAAGCACGTTGCATATTGAAAAATGTTATGCAAATGATCCATATGCAAGAGG GCTTTCAGCAGATGGAAAGCGAACTTTATTTGTTAATCTTCATGCTGATGATTTAAAACCTGAAGGATGGAATGAATTGGCAGACATGAAGTCGGATATACTTTCTTTCTCTGACATAAGCATATATGAATTACACATACGGGATTTCAG TGCCAATGATGATACTGTCAATGCTGACTTTCGTGGTGGTTATATGGCTTTCACCTTGAAG GACTCAGCAGGCGTGCTCCATCTGAAAAAATTATCGAAAGCTGGTATTACTCATGTTCATTTGCTGCCAACCTTCCAATTTGCTGCTGTTGATGATGAGAAGGAGAATTGGAAGTATGTGG ATTCTAAGATTCTGGAGAAGCTACCCCCAGATTCAGCTGAGCAGCAAGAGAAAATCACTGCCATCCAGGATGATGATGCGTATAACTGGGG GTACAATCCTGTTCTCTGGGGTGTCCCTAAGGGAAGCTATTCAAGTGATCCAAATGGTCCCTGCCGTATAGTTGAATTTAGAAAGATGATTCAG GCACTCACCCATATTGGCCTTCGTGTTGTGTTGGATGTCGTCTATAATCACTTGCATGCAAATGGCCCTTTTGATAAGGATTCTGTCCTTGATAAG ATTGTTCCAGGTTACTATCTGAGAAGAAACACTGATGGTTTTATTGAGAACAGTACATGTGTTAACAATACTGCTAGTGAGCATTATATGGTCGAGCGCCTTATTGTTGATGATCTTTTGAGCTGGGCAATAAATTATAag GTTGATGGGTTTCGTTTTGATCTCATGGGTCACATCATGAAACGCACGATG GTGAAAGCAAAAGATGCACTTTGTAGCCTAACTAAGGAAAGGGATGGGGTTGATGGTTCAAGAATTTATAT ATACGGTGAAGGATGGGACTTTGGCGAAGTTGCAAAAAATGGGCGTGGGATAAATGCATCACAATTTAATATTTGTGGGACTGGAATAGGAAG TTTTAATGATCGAATTCGGGATGCAATGCTTGGTGGGTCTCCATTTGGTCCTCCACTCCAGCAGGGATTTGTAACAGGCCTGTTGTTGGAG CCTAATGGTCATGATCATGGTACAAAGGATGTTGAAAAAGCAATGCTTGCTTCAGCAAAGGACCACATCCAG GTTGGTCTGGCTGCAAATTTGAGGGATTTTGTGCTTACTGATTTTGAAGGAAAAGAG AGGAAAGGATCGGAAGTTCTCTGTTATGGTGGGACACCTGTCGGTTATGCTTTATGCCCCACAGAAACG GTCAATTATGTTTCTGCTCATGACAATGAAACCCTCTTCGACATTATCAGTTTGAAG ACTCCAGTGGGAATATCGGTGGAAGATAGGTGCAGGATGAATCATTTTGCAACAAGTATAATTGCACTGACACAG GGAATACCATTTTTTCATGCTGGGGATGAAATGCTTCGCTCAAAATCACTTGATCGTGATTCATACAACTCTGGTGATTGGTTCAATAG ACTAGACTTCACGTACAATTCTAACAACTGGGGCGTTGGGCTTCCTCCAAAACAGAAAAATGAAAACAGCTGGCCATT GATACAGCCAAGACTAGCAGATCCCTCCTTCAAGCCTCAAAGGAGTCACATTCTTGCAGCTGTAGAGAACTTTACGGATGTCTTACGCATACG GAACGAGTACGGTTCCACAACACCGGTCCATCAAGTGTCCCTGGCTTCATTGTGA
- the LOC108453052 gene encoding pullulanase 1, chloroplastic isoform X2 yields the protein MVDVLCVPFPVLQSSPSLSFKPRLCPLIPPLRRRLHLKSNPLLFPLFSSSPSFFKLPPRCSSSPMPLQLSSLSQDSLLYSRAYWVTKTIIAWNVDVVEGSCYLYASKVAALSVTDNGIQGHDLEIKLEEDRSGLHPNVIEKFPHIRDYRAFKLPPVLDAKNLVKCQLAVAEFNSQGKCRNATGLQLPGVLDELFSYDGPLGAFYSAEAVSLCLWAPTAQAVYAHIYKDPVGGSPLEIIPLEETNGVWSTKGPKSWEGCYYMYEISVYHPSTLHIEKCYANDPYARGLSADGKRTLFVNLHADDLKPEGWNELADMKSDILSFSDISIYELHIRDFSANDDTVNADFRGGYMAFTLKDSAGVLHLKKLSKAGITHVHLLPTFQFAAVDDEKENWKYVDSKILEKLPPDSAEQQEKITAIQDDDAYNWGYNPVLWGVPKGSYSSDPNGPCRIVEFRKMIQALTHIGLRVVLDVVYNHLHANGPFDKDSVLDKIVPGYYLRRNTDGFIENSTCVNNTASEHYMVERLIVDDLLSWAINYKVDGFRFDLMGHIMKRTMVKAKDALCSLTKERDGVDGSRIYIYGEGWDFGEVAKNGRGINASQFNICGTGIGSFNDRIRDAMLGGSPFGPPLQQGFVTGLLLEPNGHDHGTKDVEKAMLASAKDHIQVGLAANLRDFVLTDFEGKERKGSEVLCYGGTPVGYALCPTETVNYVSAHDNETLFDIISLKTPVGISVEDRCRMNHFATSIIALTQGIPFFHAGDEMLRSKSLDRDSYNSGDWFNRLDFTYNSNNWGVGLPPKQKNENSWPLIQPRLADPSFKPQRSHILAAVENFTDVLRIRYSSPLFRLRTANAIQTELM from the exons ATGGTTGATGTACTTTGTGTTCCATTTCCAGTTCTCCAATCATCGCCATCACTATCCTTCAAGCCTCGTCTTTGTCCTCTAATTCCTCCTTTACGACGTCGTCTCCATCTCAAGTCAAATCCTCTTCTCTTTCCTTTATTCTCTTCTTCCCCTTCCTTTTTCAAACTACCCCCCCGTTGCTCTTCATCTCCCATGCCCCTTCAACTCTCCTCTTTGTCTCAG GACAGTTTGTTGTACTCGAGGGCCTATTGGGTTACAAAAACTATAATCGCGTGGAATGTGGATGTTGTAGAAGGTTCTTGCTACTTGTATGCAAGTAAAGTTGCTGCTTTGTCTGTTACAGATAATGGAATTCAAG GCCATGATTTGGAAATTAAGCTTGAGGAAGACCGGAGTGGGCTACATCCAAAT GTAATTGAGAAGTTTCCTCATATTCGAGATTATAGAGCTTTTAAGTTGCCTCCTGTGCTGGATGCCAAAAATCTCGTCAAATGCCAATTAGCTGTTGCTGAATTCAACT CACAAGGAAAATGCAGAAATGCTACCGGTTTGCAGTTACCTGGTGTTCTGGATGAATTGTTCTCATATGATGGTCCTCTTGGTGCTTTTTATTCTGCAGAAGCAGTGTCTCTATGCCTCTGGGCTCCCACTGCCCAA GCAGTTTATGCTCACATCTATAAGGATCCAGTGGGTGGGAGTCCCCTGGAAATTATCCCGCTGGAGGAAACTAATGGTgtttggagtactaaaggaccaAAAAGTTGGGAAGGCTGTTACTACATGTATGAAATATCTGTCTACCATCCAAGCACGTTGCATATTGAAAAATGTTATGCAAATGATCCATATGCAAGAGG GCTTTCAGCAGATGGAAAGCGAACTTTATTTGTTAATCTTCATGCTGATGATTTAAAACCTGAAGGATGGAATGAATTGGCAGACATGAAGTCGGATATACTTTCTTTCTCTGACATAAGCATATATGAATTACACATACGGGATTTCAG TGCCAATGATGATACTGTCAATGCTGACTTTCGTGGTGGTTATATGGCTTTCACCTTGAAG GACTCAGCAGGCGTGCTCCATCTGAAAAAATTATCGAAAGCTGGTATTACTCATGTTCATTTGCTGCCAACCTTCCAATTTGCTGCTGTTGATGATGAGAAGGAGAATTGGAAGTATGTGG ATTCTAAGATTCTGGAGAAGCTACCCCCAGATTCAGCTGAGCAGCAAGAGAAAATCACTGCCATCCAGGATGATGATGCGTATAACTGGGG GTACAATCCTGTTCTCTGGGGTGTCCCTAAGGGAAGCTATTCAAGTGATCCAAATGGTCCCTGCCGTATAGTTGAATTTAGAAAGATGATTCAG GCACTCACCCATATTGGCCTTCGTGTTGTGTTGGATGTCGTCTATAATCACTTGCATGCAAATGGCCCTTTTGATAAGGATTCTGTCCTTGATAAG ATTGTTCCAGGTTACTATCTGAGAAGAAACACTGATGGTTTTATTGAGAACAGTACATGTGTTAACAATACTGCTAGTGAGCATTATATGGTCGAGCGCCTTATTGTTGATGATCTTTTGAGCTGGGCAATAAATTATAag GTTGATGGGTTTCGTTTTGATCTCATGGGTCACATCATGAAACGCACGATG GTGAAAGCAAAAGATGCACTTTGTAGCCTAACTAAGGAAAGGGATGGGGTTGATGGTTCAAGAATTTATAT ATACGGTGAAGGATGGGACTTTGGCGAAGTTGCAAAAAATGGGCGTGGGATAAATGCATCACAATTTAATATTTGTGGGACTGGAATAGGAAG TTTTAATGATCGAATTCGGGATGCAATGCTTGGTGGGTCTCCATTTGGTCCTCCACTCCAGCAGGGATTTGTAACAGGCCTGTTGTTGGAG CCTAATGGTCATGATCATGGTACAAAGGATGTTGAAAAAGCAATGCTTGCTTCAGCAAAGGACCACATCCAG GTTGGTCTGGCTGCAAATTTGAGGGATTTTGTGCTTACTGATTTTGAAGGAAAAGAG AGGAAAGGATCGGAAGTTCTCTGTTATGGTGGGACACCTGTCGGTTATGCTTTATGCCCCACAGAAACG GTCAATTATGTTTCTGCTCATGACAATGAAACCCTCTTCGACATTATCAGTTTGAAG ACTCCAGTGGGAATATCGGTGGAAGATAGGTGCAGGATGAATCATTTTGCAACAAGTATAATTGCACTGACACAG GGAATACCATTTTTTCATGCTGGGGATGAAATGCTTCGCTCAAAATCACTTGATCGTGATTCATACAACTCTGGTGATTGGTTCAATAG ACTAGACTTCACGTACAATTCTAACAACTGGGGCGTTGGGCTTCCTCCAAAACAGAAAAATGAAAACAGCTGGCCATT GATACAGCCAAGACTAGCAGATCCCTCCTTCAAGCCTCAAAGGAGTCACATTCTTGCAGCTGTAGAGAACTTTACGGATGTCTTACGCATACGGTATTCTTCACCTCTTTTCCGTTTAAGGACAGCAAATGCTATCCAG ACTGAACTCATGTGA